A genomic window from Leptospira broomii serovar Hurstbridge str. 5399 includes:
- the lpxB gene encoding lipid-A-disaccharide synthase, with protein sequence MVTSRKSIASKKASQKPKKGLEKNKHIVREWTESSSPVFLFLAGEHSGDLLGGELIKELKKTYPDSPYFGVGGPRMIEEGFDSIENMEELSVIGFTAVLFKYKFLKALMERIVEEAVARSCTHAVLVDYPGFNLRLAKRLKALGIKIIFYVSPQLWAWKFDRIFTIKENVDLMLVLFPFEKELYDKYDVRSVFVGHPIAQRIKEKIKKEPPIPKTGEDRPHSSFIVTLMPGSRSGEIRRILGILIQTAKLLHSDLEAEKKHVRFLLPNINIREEEYIQKSIEQAQTQLPGLNIEYFFDRSLRAIEAADLVLVASGTATLEVAYFEKPMIILYKVSFLTYIIASRFIRTPFIGLINILSGRETARELIQAECTPEIAREEALAILKNKKYRNSMIEEISSVKQSLGDDPSSRNAAKAIVHFLKEKH encoded by the coding sequence GTGGTAACCTCTCGAAAATCAATCGCATCCAAAAAAGCGTCCCAAAAGCCTAAGAAAGGTCTCGAAAAGAACAAACATATCGTTCGAGAATGGACCGAAAGCTCCTCTCCCGTATTTCTTTTTCTCGCCGGAGAACATTCCGGCGATTTACTCGGAGGAGAACTCATCAAGGAATTGAAGAAGACGTATCCGGATTCTCCTTACTTCGGTGTAGGAGGTCCCCGCATGATCGAAGAAGGATTCGACTCCATTGAAAATATGGAGGAACTCTCGGTGATCGGCTTTACTGCCGTTCTCTTCAAGTATAAGTTTCTGAAAGCTCTTATGGAAAGAATTGTGGAGGAAGCAGTAGCGCGTTCCTGCACACACGCCGTACTCGTCGATTATCCTGGATTCAATTTACGGTTAGCAAAGCGGTTAAAGGCACTCGGTATCAAAATAATCTTTTACGTCTCTCCGCAGCTTTGGGCCTGGAAATTCGATCGGATCTTTACAATAAAGGAAAATGTGGACTTAATGCTTGTCCTATTTCCTTTTGAAAAAGAGTTATACGACAAATACGATGTTCGTAGCGTTTTTGTCGGCCATCCGATCGCCCAACGGATAAAGGAAAAAATCAAGAAAGAACCCCCGATTCCGAAAACGGGAGAAGATCGTCCACATTCTTCGTTTATAGTAACGTTAATGCCCGGATCTCGAAGCGGAGAGATTAGGCGTATTTTAGGAATTCTGATACAAACTGCAAAGCTGCTACATTCGGATTTGGAAGCTGAAAAAAAACATGTTCGATTTCTTCTTCCTAATATCAATATTAGGGAAGAGGAATATATCCAAAAATCCATCGAACAAGCGCAAACTCAGCTCCCCGGATTGAATATCGAATATTTTTTCGATCGGTCCCTGCGTGCCATCGAAGCTGCGGATTTGGTTCTGGTCGCATCGGGCACCGCAACGTTAGAAGTCGCCTATTTCGAGAAGCCCATGATCATCCTTTATAAAGTCAGCTTCCTGACTTATATAATCGCTTCTCGTTTTATAAGAACTCCGTTTATAGGATTAATTAATATTCTTTCGGGAAGGGAAACTGCGAGAGAGCTGATTCAGGCGGAATGTACTCCGGAAATCGCTCGCGAAGAAGCTCTTGCAATCCTGAAGAATAAGAAATATAGAAATTCGATGATAGAAGAAATCTCCTCCGTTAAACAATCGTTAGGAGACGATCCCAGTTCGCGAAACGCCGCAAAAGCAATCGTGCATTTTCTAAAAGAGAAACATTAA
- a CDS encoding LpxI family protein translates to MGRLGILAGGGNLPEIGMREALAAGEDPLFLSIAESDFKPGNYPDRVVPIHIAKIGGLLKSCKANKIDRLLLLGKVKKEIIFKSLNFDLKAIALLARMVNKHDYSIFKTIAEDFEQEGIKILSQKTYLQSLLLSEGRYTKKPLDKKQLADVEFGMEYAEKIANLDIGQTVIVLDKSVLAVEAVEGTDKAIERGGSFAKKDKAVVCKSSKPSQDDRFDLPTVGLETLKTMKDNNCGILSLREGETIVVDPTEFIRLAEKLKIHILSIGRGNLSKINRIQKSVPKA, encoded by the coding sequence TTGGGACGCTTAGGAATCTTGGCAGGAGGAGGTAACCTTCCTGAAATCGGAATGAGAGAAGCATTAGCCGCAGGCGAAGATCCGCTTTTTCTTTCCATCGCCGAATCCGATTTTAAGCCGGGAAATTATCCGGATAGAGTCGTCCCGATTCATATCGCAAAAATAGGCGGTCTCTTAAAATCCTGCAAAGCCAACAAAATCGACCGCCTTTTACTTTTAGGGAAAGTAAAAAAAGAGATCATTTTTAAAAGCTTAAATTTCGATTTAAAGGCGATCGCCCTCCTGGCTCGGATGGTAAACAAACACGATTACTCCATCTTTAAAACGATAGCCGAAGATTTCGAACAAGAAGGAATAAAAATCCTGTCTCAGAAAACGTATCTACAGTCGCTGCTTCTCTCGGAAGGTCGGTACACCAAAAAGCCTTTGGACAAAAAGCAGCTCGCAGATGTGGAATTCGGAATGGAATACGCCGAAAAAATCGCCAATCTGGATATAGGTCAAACCGTCATCGTCCTCGACAAATCGGTGCTCGCAGTGGAAGCGGTGGAAGGAACGGATAAGGCCATTGAGCGTGGCGGATCGTTCGCAAAGAAAGATAAGGCCGTTGTCTGCAAAAGTTCCAAACCCAGTCAGGACGATAGATTCGATCTCCCCACGGTGGGTCTGGAAACACTAAAGACTATGAAGGATAATAATTGCGGTATCCTTTCTCTTCGGGAAGGGGAGACCATCGTGGTCGATCCGACGGAATTTATTCGCCTTGCCGAAAAATTGAAAATACATATCTTGAGTATCGGCCGTGGTAACCTCTCGAAAATCAATCGCATCCAAAAAAGCGTCCCAAAAGCCTAA
- a CDS encoding FmdB family zinc ribbon protein has translation MPTYEYRCKNCGQTFEFFQSMKDEPLKECILCKKGEVDRLISNGGGIIFKGSGFYVTDNKAPKSSSDSGSTSSTPSDSSSK, from the coding sequence ATGCCTACTTACGAATATCGATGCAAAAACTGCGGTCAGACTTTCGAATTCTTTCAATCGATGAAGGACGAACCTTTAAAGGAATGCATTCTTTGTAAGAAAGGAGAAGTCGACCGACTTATTTCGAACGGCGGCGGAATCATATTCAAAGGCTCCGGGTTTTACGTAACCGATAATAAGGCTCCCAAGTCATCTTCCGATAGCGGCTCCACTTCCTCTACTCCGTCCGACTCTTCATCGAAATAA
- a CDS encoding SH3 domain-containing protein, translated as MKRGFFLSLFGIAILVLFVVLAWKFWPKPSDTIYENFKKGKWEKVVKSVRLLTDPSPYDLFYASQSLVSFNAELKKLESSEQTQEASRFSSAYKIPYIGSGDGVVFPVFEDVFLSQLSPGSFLRQKAVAYRLETASDWEEETAFLKLLKEFSKSNPIPLGPKYSLVLRKALKRETILSESDKKNLEERLGFLSTREESSFFGGRLKNTGENTNLRTGPGTENPGRTRLKKGVPIFVLDKDPRSETIGGKKGNWLQVFVPELPAVGWIFSSFTEEDPFPSEKAESMLIGFSESEKSQAWDFAFWEPEQSPPGFHGDYIKTEKIALDGDYGIVLYRSQNGKYKEICRLVEEPFRSLEFLTASLSGEDSVPLFRLYSGQPGSWNLAFQIDLDSESVSINRNKYITGNASSKRRFQLAISPTESGSNALASLLVGENIVLQGIRPEEEFSPGEETRYKLCLLQPEKRSGSNLAAFRFKFQL; from the coding sequence TTGAAGCGTGGATTTTTCCTTTCACTTTTCGGAATAGCGATCCTAGTTTTATTCGTGGTTCTGGCCTGGAAATTTTGGCCCAAACCATCCGACACTATCTACGAAAATTTCAAAAAAGGAAAATGGGAAAAGGTCGTTAAATCAGTTCGCTTATTGACCGATCCTTCCCCGTACGATTTATTTTACGCCTCACAATCATTAGTTTCTTTTAATGCGGAATTGAAAAAATTAGAATCTTCCGAACAGACTCAGGAAGCTTCCCGTTTTTCTTCCGCATATAAAATTCCGTATATTGGATCGGGCGACGGCGTCGTTTTTCCGGTTTTCGAGGATGTTTTCCTTTCCCAATTATCTCCCGGTAGCTTTCTCCGTCAAAAGGCGGTCGCCTACCGTTTAGAAACCGCTTCGGATTGGGAGGAAGAGACCGCCTTTCTCAAACTCCTGAAGGAATTCTCCAAAAGCAATCCGATTCCGCTTGGTCCGAAATATTCATTAGTACTTCGTAAAGCATTAAAGAGGGAAACTATCCTTTCGGAATCGGATAAAAAAAATCTCGAAGAAAGATTAGGTTTTTTAAGTACTCGAGAAGAATCTTCCTTCTTCGGGGGAAGACTTAAAAATACGGGAGAAAATACCAATCTCAGGACGGGACCGGGAACCGAAAATCCGGGTCGAACAAGATTAAAAAAGGGAGTTCCCATCTTTGTCCTGGATAAGGATCCGCGTTCTGAAACGATCGGCGGCAAAAAAGGGAATTGGCTACAAGTTTTCGTTCCGGAATTACCCGCCGTAGGTTGGATCTTTTCCTCCTTTACCGAGGAGGATCCGTTTCCGTCGGAAAAAGCCGAGTCGATGCTGATCGGATTTTCGGAGTCGGAGAAAAGCCAAGCCTGGGACTTCGCATTTTGGGAACCGGAACAATCTCCTCCGGGATTTCACGGAGATTATATTAAGACCGAAAAGATCGCGTTAGACGGCGATTATGGAATCGTACTCTATCGCTCCCAAAACGGAAAATATAAAGAGATTTGTAGATTAGTGGAAGAACCGTTTCGATCCTTGGAATTCCTAACCGCAAGTTTAAGCGGAGAGGATAGTGTCCCGCTGTTTAGATTATATTCAGGACAGCCTGGAAGTTGGAACTTAGCGTTCCAAATCGACCTTGATAGCGAAAGCGTCTCGATCAATAGAAACAAATACATTACCGGAAACGCTTCGAGCAAGCGTCGATTCCAACTCGCGATTTCGCCGACTGAATCTGGAAGCAATGCACTTGCCTCCCTTCTCGTCGGGGAAAATATTGTATTACAGGGAATCCGCCCGGAGGAAGAATTTTCGCCCGGAGAGGAAACAAGATATAAGCTTTGCCTTCTACAGCCGGAAAAGCGATCGGGTTCAAATTTAGCAGCATTTCGATTTAAGTTTCAGCTCTAA
- the sucD gene encoding succinate--CoA ligase subunit alpha: protein MAVLVDSNTRVVVQGITGKEGSFHAQQMIEYGTNVIGGVTPGKGGQKADLVGKAVPVFNSLKDAILKEGANASIIFVPPPFAADAILEGIFNEIPLVVCITEGIPTHDMLKVYSALRSSKTRLIGPNCPGIISPKYHVKMGIMPGFIHQAGSIGIVSRSGTLTYESVAQLSQQNLGQSTVIGIGGDPVPGMNHTEAVKLLNEDSETKGIVMIGEIGGTSEEEAAEYIKHNVKKPVVGFIAGQTAPPGKRMGHAGAIISGGMGTASSKMKAMSDAGIHVCQSIAEVGEKMKKAIG from the coding sequence ATGGCAGTATTAGTAGATAGCAACACCAGAGTGGTAGTCCAAGGGATCACAGGAAAAGAAGGATCTTTTCACGCTCAGCAAATGATCGAATACGGAACCAACGTAATCGGCGGAGTAACACCGGGAAAAGGCGGACAAAAAGCGGATCTAGTCGGTAAGGCAGTTCCGGTCTTTAATAGCCTGAAAGACGCAATTCTAAAAGAAGGCGCAAACGCATCGATCATATTTGTTCCACCCCCTTTTGCGGCGGACGCAATCCTAGAAGGAATCTTCAATGAAATTCCCTTGGTCGTTTGCATCACCGAAGGAATCCCGACTCACGATATGCTCAAGGTATACAGCGCCCTCAGAAGCTCTAAAACGCGCTTGATCGGCCCGAACTGTCCCGGGATTATTTCTCCCAAATACCATGTAAAAATGGGTATTATGCCCGGATTTATCCACCAAGCAGGTTCTATCGGGATCGTTTCCCGCTCCGGAACCCTAACCTATGAATCAGTGGCACAGCTAAGCCAACAGAATTTGGGACAATCCACAGTAATCGGTATCGGCGGGGACCCGGTTCCTGGAATGAATCATACTGAAGCGGTCAAACTCTTAAACGAGGATTCCGAAACAAAAGGAATCGTCATGATCGGCGAAATCGGTGGAACTTCCGAAGAAGAAGCGGCCGAATACATTAAGCATAATGTAAAAAAACCGGTCGTAGGTTTTATTGCAGGACAAACCGCACCTCCAGGTAAGAGAATGGGCCATGCAGGCGCCATAATCAGCGGAGGAATGGGAACTGCTTCCTCAAAAATGAAAGCAATGAGCGATGCCGGTATCCATGTCTGTCAATCAATCGCCGAAGTCGGTGAAAAAATGAAGAAGGCGATCGGCTAA
- the sucC gene encoding ADP-forming succinate--CoA ligase subunit beta, producing MKIHEYQAKEILRRHNAKVPFGVVIDQKTDGAKAYDEVSGKTGTPVVVVKAQIHAGGRGKGGGVKVTKTKDDALTAVDKILGMQLITPQTGHEGKKVLKVYLEQGINIAKEYYLSILLDRSIRKTIIMASTEGGMEIEEVAETHPEKILKIAVDPGIGLQPSQASQLAFDLELPVESHKSFKALLSSIYQAYIKEDASLLEINPLILTKENEIVAGDCKMDLDENALYRHPDNAAFRDISEEDPLEVKASEYNINYVKLDGNIGCMVNGAGLAMATMDIVKLAGAEPANFLDVGGGANVTTVTNGFKLILGDPNVKGIFVNIFGGIVRCDRVATGIIEAAKAVNINVPLVVRLKGTNAEEGKRILNESGLNIIAEEDLRTAAKKVAEAIK from the coding sequence ATGAAAATTCATGAGTACCAGGCGAAAGAAATCCTGAGACGCCATAACGCGAAGGTTCCCTTCGGCGTAGTTATAGATCAAAAAACAGACGGGGCAAAAGCTTACGACGAAGTATCCGGAAAAACTGGCACTCCTGTCGTAGTCGTAAAGGCTCAGATCCATGCCGGTGGGCGTGGAAAAGGCGGAGGAGTCAAAGTAACGAAAACGAAAGATGACGCTCTTACCGCAGTAGATAAAATTCTAGGCATGCAACTTATCACTCCCCAAACCGGACATGAAGGAAAGAAGGTCCTGAAAGTCTATCTGGAACAAGGAATTAACATCGCAAAAGAATACTACCTTAGTATCCTTTTAGATCGCTCGATTCGTAAAACGATTATCATGGCCTCTACTGAAGGCGGTATGGAAATCGAAGAAGTTGCAGAAACTCATCCCGAAAAAATTCTAAAAATCGCCGTCGATCCGGGAATCGGATTGCAACCAAGTCAGGCTTCTCAACTCGCCTTCGACCTTGAACTGCCGGTAGAATCCCATAAATCCTTCAAAGCTTTACTTTCTTCCATTTACCAAGCTTACATCAAAGAAGACGCGTCGCTCTTGGAAATCAATCCGTTGATTTTAACCAAGGAAAATGAAATCGTCGCCGGAGACTGTAAAATGGACCTGGATGAAAACGCTCTCTATCGTCATCCGGACAATGCAGCGTTCCGTGACATTTCCGAAGAAGATCCTCTGGAAGTTAAAGCCAGCGAATACAATATCAATTATGTAAAACTGGATGGAAATATCGGTTGTATGGTTAACGGAGCCGGTCTCGCGATGGCTACCATGGACATCGTCAAATTAGCGGGAGCCGAGCCTGCAAACTTCTTGGATGTAGGCGGTGGAGCGAACGTAACCACAGTGACGAACGGATTTAAATTAATTTTAGGTGATCCGAACGTAAAAGGAATTTTCGTAAATATCTTCGGCGGGATCGTACGTTGCGATCGAGTTGCGACTGGTATCATAGAAGCTGCCAAAGCGGTGAATATCAATGTTCCCCTAGTTGTGCGCTTGAAAGGAACCAACGCAGAAGAAGGAAAACGGATCCTGAACGAATCCGGCCTGAACATCATCGCGGAAGAAGATCTGCGCACCGCAGCTAAAAAAGTGGCAGAAGCCATTAAATAA
- a CDS encoding DoxX family protein: MLETLLSTNEDLVPLILRITLAVVIFPHGAQKLLGWFGGYGFKGTFGYLTQQAGLPAAVAALVILGESFGSIAVLLGFLTRFSAISIGIIMFGAALIHKSNGFFINWQGAQKGEGFEFHILAIGIALALGVTGGGLYSLDQFILTLF, encoded by the coding sequence ATGTTAGAAACTTTACTTTCCACCAATGAGGACTTGGTCCCCCTGATTCTTCGGATCACACTCGCAGTCGTGATCTTTCCTCATGGCGCTCAAAAACTTTTAGGCTGGTTTGGCGGTTACGGCTTTAAGGGAACCTTTGGATACCTAACCCAGCAGGCAGGCCTCCCTGCTGCCGTCGCAGCCCTCGTAATACTCGGCGAATCATTTGGATCTATTGCTGTTTTATTGGGTTTTCTAACTCGCTTTTCGGCCATCAGTATCGGAATTATCATGTTCGGCGCCGCACTCATTCATAAAAGTAACGGCTTTTTTATTAATTGGCAGGGTGCTCAAAAGGGAGAAGGATTTGAATTCCACATATTAGCGATCGGAATTGCATTGGCACTCGGTGTTACTGGAGGGGGATTGTATTCTCTCGATCAGTTCATTCTCACCTTATTCTAA
- the ruvA gene encoding Holliday junction branch migration protein RuvA translates to MISGLQGFIRKLEVNTVQLDVQGVTYEITISFKTYLELKDSSLGSKKEIRLHIHHSITERGQRLFGFLHERDKEFFKVMKGLHGIGEMTALKVLSFFSPWELYRIASSGQAKDLEKIPKVRAKTSEKIFFEVKQNMKKLELFLEGTPADPIPSDIRREELSSPEDRFKETAVQALVQLGFDDKSAFKEVEKTLKKQEFQDTGELVREILKNL, encoded by the coding sequence ATGATATCCGGACTCCAAGGTTTTATTCGAAAATTAGAAGTAAACACGGTACAGTTGGATGTGCAAGGGGTGACCTATGAGATCACCATTTCGTTTAAAACCTATTTGGAACTAAAGGATTCCTCTCTCGGCAGTAAGAAAGAAATTCGACTCCATATTCATCATTCGATAACCGAGCGTGGACAGCGTTTATTCGGTTTTCTGCATGAACGCGATAAGGAATTCTTTAAGGTAATGAAAGGATTGCACGGGATCGGTGAAATGACCGCTTTAAAGGTGCTTTCTTTCTTTAGTCCTTGGGAATTGTATAGAATCGCTTCTTCAGGTCAGGCAAAGGATCTGGAGAAAATTCCGAAAGTCCGAGCCAAAACCTCGGAAAAGATTTTCTTCGAAGTAAAACAAAATATGAAAAAGCTGGAGCTATTTTTGGAAGGGACTCCAGCGGATCCCATCCCTTCGGATATCCGACGCGAAGAATTATCTTCCCCCGAAGATAGATTTAAAGAAACGGCAGTGCAAGCTCTGGTTCAGTTAGGGTTCGACGATAAATCCGCATTCAAGGAAGTCGAAAAAACCTTAAAAAAGCAAGAGTTTCAAGACACTGGAGAATTGGTTCGGGAAATTCTAAAAAATCTATGA
- a CDS encoding MBL fold metallo-hydrolase has product MISYSNSPVWAAIVSTGKNCLLFYTRSVQVNDMIKARQATIFSLLLIGIAGCFPLDPDRVSSPSYKDGRYRNLAPDEELVGKSLFSVLKWKLFGPHDPPAVKGLSNELPLILERSAGDLIAAEGRIRTVWLGHSTIWISITQKGKTINILTDPIFESPTPVLVDRWVPLPIPKESLPAVDFAIVSHAHRDHLDRDSLRFLRSKNPNLKILLPSGMKAFSEDEKLGLAQVQEIGQVTHYDFVKIIFLPAYHWSRMGVNDTNQYFWGSYVIEAAGKLIYFAGDTGYSIHFKEIAKLLGKPIDLAFLPIGAYKPRWFMKHAHIGPDEALTASIDLGAKSFAPIHWGTFPLGDDLPQEPVLDLKGKLNFPEIPDIKGLNPLYTGISWGNKNGVRVVPWTIGSGIDLE; this is encoded by the coding sequence TTGATTTCCTATTCTAATTCTCCAGTTTGGGCGGCAATCGTTTCGACAGGAAAAAATTGCCTCCTGTTTTATACACGATCGGTCCAAGTTAACGATATGATAAAAGCTAGACAAGCTACGATTTTTTCTCTACTTCTTATTGGAATTGCAGGGTGCTTTCCGTTAGATCCTGATCGTGTTTCTTCCCCTAGTTATAAAGATGGCCGGTATAGAAACTTGGCTCCCGACGAAGAACTCGTCGGCAAATCCTTATTTTCCGTATTAAAATGGAAACTGTTCGGTCCGCATGATCCTCCCGCAGTCAAGGGACTGAGTAACGAATTACCTTTGATATTAGAAAGATCTGCAGGAGACTTGATCGCAGCGGAGGGAAGGATCAGAACCGTATGGTTAGGTCATTCCACGATCTGGATTTCCATAACTCAAAAAGGAAAAACGATCAATATACTGACCGATCCTATCTTTGAATCTCCGACACCGGTTTTGGTAGACCGCTGGGTTCCTTTGCCGATTCCGAAAGAATCTCTTCCCGCGGTGGATTTCGCGATCGTCAGTCATGCTCATAGGGACCATTTGGATCGGGACAGTCTCCGTTTTCTACGCTCTAAAAACCCTAATTTAAAAATCCTGCTACCGTCCGGAATGAAAGCCTTCTCGGAAGATGAAAAGCTCGGCCTAGCGCAAGTCCAGGAAATCGGCCAAGTAACCCATTATGATTTCGTAAAGATAATATTTCTTCCGGCGTACCACTGGAGTCGCATGGGAGTTAATGATACGAACCAATATTTTTGGGGAAGTTATGTCATCGAGGCAGCCGGTAAACTGATCTACTTTGCAGGGGACACAGGTTACTCCATTCACTTTAAGGAAATCGCAAAGCTTTTAGGAAAACCTATCGATTTGGCATTTCTTCCGATCGGAGCATATAAACCCAGATGGTTTATGAAACACGCGCATATCGGTCCGGACGAGGCTCTTACAGCTTCGATAGACTTGGGTGCCAAATCGTTCGCTCCCATTCACTGGGGAACCTTTCCTCTCGGGGACGATCTCCCGCAAGAGCCTGTATTGGATTTAAAAGGAAAACTTAATTTTCCCGAAATTCCGGACATAAAAGGGTTAAATCCCTTATATACTGGTATATCCTGGGGAAATAAAAACGGGGTCAGAGTGGTTCCTTGGACGATCGGTAGCGGCATCGATTTAGAATAA
- a CDS encoding fatty acid desaturase family protein — protein MSFSSAIPARDLPTSLNVRLAWLFLFFFGCFYYAIPIFLARSPVAFWIGLPVAILTGPLSYALWNLIHESIHGNFSNNRSQNQFWGRCLAILFGTQFAVLKAGHLMHHKYNREVGDRIEFFELRSAYPRWLQSLRYYFRITLATYCFEVLVGLFLALPTNLTKPISTKISKLPIEEAFFKWVYKPEILSEIRKDLFFTAMIYAPSVWLFGKHCWILCIALLLRAFFVSFFDNAYHYGKEIDDKNSAYNLYLPFRLSGYFFHFNYHRIHHRFPGVPWNRLPVQMEASGDIWDRGFWGQAWSQWGGLLDEPRKD, from the coding sequence ATGTCTTTTTCTTCGGCGATTCCAGCAAGAGATCTTCCTACCAGCTTGAATGTCAGGTTGGCCTGGCTATTCTTATTCTTTTTTGGATGCTTCTATTATGCTATACCGATCTTTCTAGCTCGATCTCCCGTCGCGTTTTGGATCGGATTGCCGGTTGCGATATTGACTGGACCATTGTCTTATGCGCTTTGGAATTTAATCCATGAAAGCATCCACGGAAATTTTTCCAATAATCGTTCCCAAAATCAATTTTGGGGAAGATGTCTTGCGATTCTATTCGGAACTCAATTTGCCGTATTGAAAGCCGGCCATTTGATGCATCATAAATACAATCGGGAAGTAGGAGATCGGATTGAATTCTTTGAGCTGAGGTCCGCCTATCCTCGCTGGCTACAAAGTTTGCGGTATTATTTTAGGATCACCCTTGCAACGTACTGTTTTGAGGTCTTGGTCGGTTTATTTTTAGCATTACCGACCAATCTAACAAAACCGATTTCTACCAAGATCTCGAAACTTCCGATCGAAGAAGCATTCTTCAAGTGGGTGTACAAGCCGGAAATTCTGAGCGAAATCAGAAAAGATTTATTTTTTACGGCGATGATTTACGCTCCTTCCGTTTGGCTTTTCGGAAAACACTGCTGGATTCTATGTATTGCGCTATTGCTTAGAGCATTCTTTGTTTCTTTTTTCGATAACGCCTACCATTATGGGAAGGAGATCGATGATAAGAACTCGGCGTATAATTTGTATTTGCCGTTTCGATTAAGCGGGTATTTTTTTCATTTCAATTATCATCGAATTCATCACAGATTTCCCGGAGTGCCATGGAACCGATTGCCCGTGCAAATGGAAGCGAGCGGGGATATTTGGGATCGAGGATTTTGGGGACAGGCTTGGAGTCAATGGGGCGGTTTGTTGGACGAGCCGAGAAAAGATTAG
- a CDS encoding MgtC/SapB family protein: MEAFHKINIISLLDTIISLSAAFVLGGLIGLERQYRQRTAGLRTNVLVSVGSAIFVDAANRLNGHEGAVHVMAYVVSGIGFLGAGVIMRGDGNVRGLNTAATLWTSAAVGACAGADLLLEAFLGSAFVLATNTLLRPIVNRINRQPLDTRFVEATTTMNVITGREKHKEALQLLEQFLEQANYPVRDLIISPFGSDLVQIRAVLVSTSVEGVELDSLVEELTKQDSIKQAFWTSTTE, translated from the coding sequence ATGGAAGCATTTCATAAAATTAATATTATATCTTTGTTGGATACGATCATAAGCTTAAGCGCCGCTTTTGTTCTTGGCGGACTGATCGGGTTGGAAAGACAGTATCGGCAAAGAACGGCGGGTTTGCGGACGAACGTACTTGTGTCGGTAGGATCTGCAATTTTTGTAGACGCGGCAAATCGACTGAATGGGCATGAGGGCGCAGTTCACGTAATGGCTTATGTTGTTTCGGGAATCGGTTTTCTTGGCGCAGGGGTGATCATGCGTGGGGACGGTAATGTCCGCGGTTTGAATACCGCTGCAACTCTTTGGACTTCCGCTGCAGTAGGGGCTTGCGCCGGAGCGGACCTTCTTTTAGAAGCATTTCTAGGTTCTGCCTTCGTACTTGCGACCAATACGTTATTAAGGCCGATCGTGAACCGTATTAATCGTCAACCTTTGGATACTAGATTCGTAGAAGCGACGACTACTATGAATGTAATTACAGGAAGGGAAAAACATAAGGAGGCGCTGCAACTATTGGAACAATTCTTGGAGCAGGCCAACTACCCGGTTCGGGACCTCATTATCAGTCCGTTCGGGAGCGATTTAGTTCAGATCCGAGCGGTTTTAGTTTCTACTTCCGTTGAAGGAGTGGAGTTGGATAGTCTGGTTGAAGAGCTGACTAAACAAGATAGCATTAAACAGGCATTTTGGACGAGTACGACGGAATGA